From the Mangifera indica cultivar Alphonso chromosome 10, CATAS_Mindica_2.1, whole genome shotgun sequence genome, one window contains:
- the LOC123227910 gene encoding LOW QUALITY PROTEIN: probable LRR receptor-like serine/threonine-protein kinase At2g16250 (The sequence of the model RefSeq protein was modified relative to this genomic sequence to represent the inferred CDS: inserted 1 base in 1 codon): MVDQRSAVAVIFILLLLFESTFEQLETLSSPNERAALLELRSSLGLRSADWPIKSDPCLVWNGIRCVNGSVVGINISGFRRTRLGKLNPQFAVDSLVNLTHLASFNASRFLLPGSIPDWLGRQMLTFQVLDLRACSISGVIPSSLGNLTNLTSLYLSDNGISGTIPSSLGLLPLLSVLDLSKNKFAGSIPSSFVSLKNLSRLDISSNNLSGSIPPGIGTLLKLQYLNASNNSFASTIPSQLGDLDSLVELDLSSNSLSGSVPSDLGGLRKLQKILIGNNFLNGNLPVNLFSALSQLQIIVLRHNNFSGPLPHVLWTMPQLTLLDISVNDFTGLLPDSSSNANITAAELNISMNLFYGNLTPSLRRFSFIDLSGNYFEGKVPEFVPGNTSLDRNCLQDLEDQRTLEDCSLFYAVRGLSFDNFGRPNSTQPPAPATSQKSNKRTIILAAVLGGVGIILLLLLLVLLILCTYKRGTTNQTGVDVGPVPAGSMPPPSGVSINFSNLGDSFTYQQLLIATGDFSDANLIKNGHSGDLFRGILEGGIPVVIKRIDLQSIKKESYLLELDLFSKIAHSRLVPFLGHCLENENVKFLVYKYMPNGDLSSSLYRKTNTEDDVQSLDWITRLKIALGAAEGLSYLHHECTPPLVHRDVQASSILLDDKFEVRLGSLSEVCAQEGDAHQSRITRLLRLPQSSEQATSGALTATCAYDVYCFGKVLLELVXGKLGISASSDAEMKEFMEQTLPYISIYDKELVTKIVDPSLIVDEDLLEEVWAMAIVARSCLNPKPLRRPLMRYILKALENPLKVVREENSGSARLRATSSRGSWNAALFGSWRQSSSDVATIPTASTVKVEGTTSFKQSGATGSHSQGSGPNGGGDNSSSRRRYSKDIFPEPSDVQDVERQGQDQ; this comes from the exons ATGGTGGATCAGCGAAGTGCAGTGgctgttatttttatattgttgttattatttgaGTCTACATTTGAGCAACTTGAGACCTTGAGTTCACCGAATGAGCGAGCAGCTCTACTGGAACTCAGATCCTCACTAGGGCTAAGAAGTGCAGATTGGCCGATAAAATCTGACCCTTGCTTAGTGTGGAATGGTATAAGATGTGTAAATGGTAGTGTTGTTGGAATTAACATTTCTGGGTTTAGAAGAACAAGACTTGGGAAGCTAAACCCACAATTTGCAGTTGATTCTCTTGTGAACTTAACACATTTGGCCTCTTTCAATGCCTCAAGATTCCTTCTTCCTGGCTCGATCCCTGATTGGTTAGGGCGGCAAATGTTGACTTTTCAAGTGTTGGATCTTCGTGCATGTTCTATAAGTGGTGTTATTCCGTCAAGTCTGGGAAATTTAACTAACTTAACTAGTCTTTATTTGTCTGATAATGGCATTTCTGGGACAATTCCTTCAAGTTTGGGTTTATTGCCACTCCTTTCAGTTCTTGATCTTTCAAAGAATAAATTTGCTGGATCCATTCCTTCATCATTTGTGTCACTGAAGAATCTTTCAAGACTTGACATTTCTTCAAATAACTTAAGTGGGTCAATTCCTCCAGGCATTGGGACACTTTTGAAGCTTCAATATTTGAATGCCTCAAACAATAGTTTCGCTTCTACAATTCCATCCCAGCTTGGTGATCTTGATAGCTTGGTTGAGCTTGATCTTAGCAGTAATTCTTTGTCTGGTTCAGTGCCTTCAGATTTAGGAGGGTTGAGGAAATTGCAGAAGATTTTGATTGGAAACAATTTCCTAAATGGGAATTTGCcagttaatttattttcagcACTTAGTCAGTTGCAGATTATTGTTTTGAGACACAATAATTTTAGTGGTCCTCTTCCTCATGTCTTGTGGACAATGCCCCAATTGACTTTGCTTGACATCTCTGTCAATGATTTTACTGGTTTGCTACCTGATTCTAGCTCAAATGCAAATATCACTGCTGCAGAACTCAATATTTCTATGAACTTGTTTTATGGAAATCTGACACCATCTCTAAGAAGGTTCAGTTTCATTGATCTCTCAGGGAATTACTTTGAAGGCAAGGTTCCTGAGTTTGTGCCTGGTAATACTTCTCTTGATAGAAATTGTCTCCAAGATTTGGAAGACCAGAGGACTTTGGAGGATTGTTCATTATTTTATGCTGTAAGGGGCCTGAGTTTTGATAACTTTGGCCGCCCTAATTCCACTCAACCTCCTGCACCTGCAACCTCTCAGAAGAGCAACAAAAGGACAATTATATTGGCAGCTGTTTTGGGAGGAGTTGGgataattttgcttttgttgttgCTGGTTCTGCTGATCCTTTGTACCTATAAGAGGGGCACTACAAATCAAACAGGGGTTGATGTGGGGCCAGTTCCTGCAGGGTCCATGCCACCTCCTTCTGGAGTATCAATCAACTTTTCTAACCTTGGAGACTCATTTACTTATCAGCAGTTACTCATAGCCACAGGTGACTTTAGTGATGCAAATCTCATAAAAAATGGCCACTCAGGAGATCTCTTCCGTGGTATCTTGGAAGGTGGTATTCCTGTGGTCATCAAAAGAATCGATTTGCAGTCTATTAAAAAGGAATCATACTTATTGGAATTGGATTTATTTAGTAAGATTGCACATTCAAGACTGGTTCCCTTCTTAGGACATTgcttagaaaatgaaaatgtgaagttccttgtttataaatatatgcCAAATGGGGATTTGTCAAGTTCCTTGTATAGAAAAACCAATACAGAAGATGATGTACAGTCATTGGATTGGATTACAAGATTGAAAATTGCTTTAGGAGCAGCAGAGGGTTTATCTTATCTTCATCACGAATGCACTCCGCCACTTGTGCACAG AGATGTTCAAGCAAGCAGTATACTTCTGGATGACAAATTTGAAGTACGACTTGGTAGCCTGAGCGAGGTCTGTGCTCAAGAAGGTGATGCTCATCAAAGTAGGATTACCAGGTTGCTGCGGTTACCACA GTCATCTGAACAAGCTACTTCAG GTGCACTGACTGCAACATGTGCCTATGATGTCTACTGCTTTGGGAAGGTATTACTTGAACTGG ACGGTAAGCTGGGCATTAGTGCATCCTCTGATGCCGAAATGAAGGAATTCATGGAACAGACGCTACCTTACATCAGTATATATGACAAGGAACTTGTAACCAAGATTGTGGATCCATCTCTTATTGTTGACGAGGATCTTTTAGAGGAAGTGTGGGCCATGGCCATTGTTGCCAGGTCTTGCCTTAATCCCAAGCCTTTAAGGCGGCCCCTCATGAGATACATCCTCAAGGCTTTGGAAAACCCTTTAAAGGTAGTAAGGGAGGAGAATTCTGGCTCTGCAAGGCTAAGAGCTACCTCTTCTAGAGGGTCTTGGAATGCTGCACTTTTTGGTAGTTGGCGTCAAAGCTCGTCAGATGTGGCAACCATTCCAACAGCATCAACTGTTAAAGTAGAAGGAACTACTAGTTTTAAACAGTCGGGAGCCACAGGTTCTCATTCTCAGGGTAGTGGACCAAATGGCGGAGGTGATAATTCATCCTCCCGTAGACGGTATTCTAAAGACATATTCCCAGAACCATCTGATGTGCAAGATGTAGAAAGACAAGGCCAGGaccagtaa
- the LOC123227911 gene encoding pre-mRNA-splicing factor CWC22 homolog, translated as MAGLKESRRNREREKRRLYESDDESDGESSRDRERKRRRPDEIGEERNGERKREKERERRRRDENGEESNGEPRRDRERERKRRDQSAEESDGERKGDKERERRRRDESREESDGELRRDRERERRRRKESGNVSDGERRRDREKERRRRDESGEESDGERRRDREKERRRKESGNVSDGERRRDREKRRSHPDESGEERKLLEYESRDRHRKRGRDDSGRDRDWDRDRRRRSERDEEDRNQRKKDEGRDDRYDRDKAKDRRLEGDQREEGELVEVSKKSNSAGENANVNVYGNAALSLGRSGGVYIPPFKLARMMKEVEDKSSVEYQRLTWDALRKSINGLVNKVNATNIKNIIPELFAENLIRGRGLFCRSCMKSQMASPGFTDVFAALAAVVNTKFPEVGLLLLRRIVLQFQRAYKRNDKPQLLAAVKFIAHLVNQQVAHEIIALELLMLLLTKPTDDSVEVAVGFVTECGSILQDLSPRGLHGIFERFRGILHEGEIDKRVQFLIEGLFAIRKAKFQGYPAVRPELDLVEQEDQFTHEISLDDKVEPEITLDIFKPDPQFLENEKRYEELKKTILGEESDDEEGSDAASGDEDDDDEEESEEDDEEQMQITDETETNLVNLRRTIYLTIMSSVDFEEAGHKLLKIKLEPGQEMELCIMLLECCSQERTYLRYYGLLGQRFCMINKVHQENFEKCFVQQYSMIHRLETNKLRNVAKFFAHLLGTDALPWHVLAYIRLTEEDTTSSSRIFIKILFQELSEHLGIRLLNERLTDPTMQDSYESIFPKDNPKNTRFSINFFTSIGLGGITENLREYLKNMPRLIMQQQKPASESESESGSGSEDGSDSEASNTDSESASSEDERDRKRRKQRRRH; from the exons ATGGCTGGACTTAAAGAGAGCAGGAGAAATAGGGAAAGGGAGAAAAGACGACTGTACGAGAGTGATGACGAAAGCGACGGTGAGAGCTCGAGAGATCGGGAAAGGAAGCGACGACGTCCCGATGAGAttggagaagaaagaaatggTGAGCGCAAGAGAgagaaggaaagagagagaagacGTCGAGACGAAAATGGAGAGGAAAGCAATGGTGAGCCCAGGAGAGATagggaaagagagagaaaacgACGGGACCAGAGTGCAGAGGAAAGCGATGGTGAGCGCAAGGGAGATAAGGAAAGGGAGAGAAGACGACGAGATGAGAGTAGAGAGGAAAGCGATGGCGAGCTCAGGAGAGATagggaaagagagagaagacGACGAAAGGAGAGTGGAAATGTAAGCGATGGTGAGCGTAGAAGAGATagggaaaaagagagaagacGGCGAGATGAGAGTGGAGAGGAAAGCGATGGTGAGCGTAGAAGAGATagggaaaaagagagaagacGAAAGGAGAGTGGAAATGTAAGTGATGGTGAGCGTAGAAGAGATAGGGAAAAAAGGAGAAGCCATCCAGATGAGAGTGGAGAGGAAAGGAAGCTTCTTGAGTATGAAAGTCGAGACAGACATAGGAAGAGAGGACGAGATGACAGTGGTAGAGATAGGGATTGGGATAGGGATAGGCGCAGAAGATCGGAGAGAGATGAGGAAGATagaaatcaaagaaagaaagacgAGGGTAGAGACGACAGGTATGATAGAGATAAGGCGAAGGATAGGAGACTGGAAGGTGATCAAAGGGAAGAGGGGGAGTTGGTTGAGGTTTCCAAAAAATCCAATTCTGCTGGGGAGAATGCTAATGTGAATGTTTATGGTAATGCGGCATTGAGTTTGGGTAGAAGTGGAGGGGTTTATATCCCACCTTTTAAGTTGGCAAGGATGATGAAGGAGGTGGAAGATAAAAGCAGTGTTGAGTATCAGCGTTTGACATGGGATGCTCTTCGTAAGAGTATAAATGGACTTGTTAACAAGGTTAATGCTACTAATATAAAGAATATCATTCCTGAATTGTTTGCTGAGAATCTGATTAGAGGAAGAGGTCTTTTTTGTCGGTCATGTATGAAATCACAAATGGCATCTCCTGGTTTTACTGATGTATTTGCAGCTTTGGCTGCCGTTGTTAACACCAAATTTCCTGAGGTTGGTTTGCTTTTGTTGAGAAGGATTGTTTTGCAGTTTCAAAGAGCTTATAAACGTAATGACAAG CCACAATTACTAGCAGCTGTTAAGTTTATAGCACATTTAGTAAACCAGCAGGTGGCTCATGAGATTATTGCTCTAGAGTTGCTCATGCTTCTGCTGACCAAACCCACCGATGACAGCGTGGAAGTGGCTGTTGGTTTTGTTACTGAGTGTGGATCAATACTTCAAGATCTTTCACCTAGAGGACTTCACG GTATTTTTGAGAGGTTTCGTGGAATTCTTCATGAAGGAGAGATAGACAAACGTGTTCAGTTCTTGATTGAAGGCCTGTTTGCTATAAGGAAAGCCAAATTTCAG GGTTACCCAGCTGTTCGTCCAGAGCTGGACCTTGTAGAGCAGGAAGATCAGTTTACGCATGAGATATCCCTTGATGATAAGGTGGAACCTGAGATTACACTTG ATATTTTCAAACCAGATCCTCAGTTCCTGGAGAATGAAAAGCGTTATGAAGAATTGAAGAAAACGATCCTTGGTGAGGAGTCTGATGATGAAGAAGGCTCTGATGCAGCTTCAGgtgatgaggatgatgatgacgaaGAAGAGtctgaagaagatgatgaagagcAGATGCAAATAACAGATGAAACTGAAACGAACCTCGTAAATCTTCGGAGGACAATTTATCTAACAATTATGTCTAGTGTAGATTTTGAAGAGGCTGGCCACAAACTTCTGAAAATTAAACTGGAGCCCGGTCAAGAG ATGGAATTGTGTATTATGCTCTTGGAGTGTTGCAGTCAGGAGAGAACTTATCTTCGGTATTATGGTCTTTTGGGGCAGCGGTTCTGCATGATAAACAAAGTCCACcaagaaaattttgagaaatgcTTTGTCCAACAATATTCTATGATTCATCGCCTTGAAACCAACAAGTTACGAAATGTTGCCAAGTTTTTTGCCCATTTACTTGGCACAGATGCTCTGCCTTGGCATGTTCTGGCCTATATTCGATTAACTGAGGAAGACACAACTTCTTCTTCCCGAATCTTTATAAAGATTCTCTTCCAG GAATTGTCAGAGCATCTTGGCATCCGATTGCTGAACGAGCGGCTTACAGATCCAACTATGCAAGACTCGTATGAATCCATTTTCCCGAAGGACAATCCAAAGAACACACGATTTTCCATCAACTTCTTCACATCTATTGGGCTTGGTGGTATTACTGAAAACTTGCGTGAATACCTAAAGAACATGCCACGGCTGATCATGCAACAACAAAAACCCGCTTCAGAGTCAGAATCAGAATCAGGATCAGGATCAGAGGATGGATCTGATTCAGAGGCATCTAACACCGACTCAGAATCGGCTAGTTCTGAAGATGAACGTGACAGAAAACGCAGAAAGCAACGCAGGAGACACTAA